In Nymphaea colorata isolate Beijing-Zhang1983 chromosome 10, ASM883128v2, whole genome shotgun sequence, the genomic stretch GCTTCCCTGTTGGCATAATTAATCTGTTTGAATTTACCAACATCCAGGGTTGTCTGCCTATTTAACAAAAGAATCCTTAAATTATTTGGCCATGATCTTTAACTAGTAGTTTGAAATCAAGCTTGGTGAGGTCTAAAATGAAAATGGTTGCCTTTCTTCTaagaaccatggatttaagcAGTGGAGCCAACTCATGTTTGACTCGAACTTGTTAGGTTAATCAACCaaagagtcgagctcgaggtcgAGCTTAACCTATaactcaagtttgtaaatgagtcgagctcaggTTACAAGATGATGGACCAGGTAACCAGATCAATGTGCAAATGTAATAACGCAGAATTTGTGCATTTACATGAACCTTAACTTGTACATTTGAACAGTTCGTATCCTAAAAAGAACTAAAAAGAGCTGGGGTATGTGTTGCTTTCGGAGGACAGAATCTTAAGTGCTATTGTCTATAAAAGCCCTTCAACGTGATTGGGATTTGGGAGATCAGATTGAGCGTTGGGAGTTGTTAATGTCTATATGGGTGGTAACTTTGGTCGTCATTCTTAAAGAATCACCATGATCAGCAAATACGTATCAACATCCTGCAGTGTTCTGTTAGGCGAATCACGAACACCCGCCACAATATCAAGCCTGCTTCCGTGCAATGCCACCAATCTTCTAATATCCTGTTTCCGACAAGGCCGGTTAGGGGAAGGCCGTGGACTGTTTGACGAAATGTCTGATAGCCACAGGGATGTTGTCTCATGGACCACCACCATCACCGGCTACGTCTCGCAAGAGTGTTACCTCGATGCAGTGACTGTGTTTCGGGACATGAGGCGTGAAGGTGTTCGTCCCAATGCCTTCACTCTCTCCTCCACTCTCAAGGCGTGCTCTGGCTTGAGCTATTACTGGCTAGGCTCTTCCGTTCACGCGTGCATGCTGAAGGATGGATGGGAGGCGTCTAGTTATGTAGAGAATGCGCTTCTTGATATGTATGTGAAATGCAATTGCATGCACGATGCTTGGTCGGTGTTCAATGGGATACACGTGAAAACTGCAGTTTCGTGGACGACCATGATTGCAGGATACTCTAGGAAGGGCGGCGGAGAGGTGGCGGTTCAAATTTTCCGGCGTATGCTTTTAGAAGGAGTTGAGTTGAATCATTTCGGTTGCTCCATTGCGCTGCGAGCTTCGGGGTCGATCGAGTCATTGGCCTGCGGAGAACAGATCCATGGAGCAGCAATCAAATTGGGTTACGACAAGAACATTGCCGTGGGCAATGCCACCATCGACATGTATGCACATTGCTGGAGATTCTTGGAATCCAGAAAATTGTTTGACGAAATGCCTCAGAGAGATTTGATTACCTGGAATACCATCATATCTGCATATGAAAAATTTGGCTTTCTGGACTGCCTACATGTGTGCATTGAGATGGAAAAGCAAGGTCTGAGGCCCAACTGTTTCACCTTCACTAGCCTGGTTACTGCCTGCTCGAATCTGACCGCCTTGGCCTGTGGACAACAGGTACATGGGCGCGCAATGAAGAGTGGGTTCAGTGAGGACGTTCCCTTAGCAAATGCGTTGATTGACTTATATGCAAAAAGCGGTGACGTTTACAACTCCAGAAGAGTTTTTGATGAGGCCCCCTCCAGAGACCTGGTTACATGGACATCAATGTTGATGGGATACGGGAAGCATGGGTATGGCAATGAAGCAATCGAATTGTTCAATCTGATGATATCTAATGGTGTTCGTCCAGATCATGTGGCATTCTTAGGTATTCTTTGTGCATGCAGTCATTCTGGGCATATCGACTATGGTTTGTCACAGTTTAGATCAATGAGCATCAATTACTCTCTTCAACCAAAGCTAGAGCACTACGCATGCGTGGTTGATATGCTTGGTCGTGCCGGCAATCTTGAAGAAGCATTCAAATTGATCAACAGCATGCCCCTTCCAGCCGATGAATCTGTATGGGGTGCTCTTCTTGCTGCCTGCAGAGTACACAGTAATCCAAGCTTGGGAAGAGTAGCTGCACAGAAGATACTAAGCTTGAGGCCAGAGCATTCAGGCACGTATACGTTGCTATCAAATATCCATGCCAGTGCAGGAGAATGGAGTGAATTTGCAAGAACGAGGAAGCTGATGAAAGAGAATGCTGGTAGAAAAGAGCCAGGCAGGAGTTGGATAGAGGTCAATAATCAAGTCCAGGTTTTTGTTATGGGTGATACTGCCGCCCCCCAGATGTCCCTTGTGTACGAAGAGTTGAAGGCACTATATCAGCTAATGAAAGAAGCCGGTTATGTTCCTCACTTGGACACATCACTGCATATCGTCGATGACGGCTGAAAGAATTTGAAGCACGTTACATGCAAAAATTAGCAACTGGTAAAATATTCCCAAGATCTTGTTTTCCTGGCTTCTGTCCTTTTCATAGCCTTTTTCTATACAACTCTTTTCATAGGAAGATGGGCATAGATGCCACTAATAGCCAGTTGTGATATATATCTGTTGACAAGGCACGCGCAGGAGTTCCTTTACCAACACGATGAAACTAAATTCCTGTACTTAAGTCTTAAGATGCTTGTTTCCAACCCAATTAGTGTGTTTGCAGAGGCTTGGAAATGGGTGTTCTATTTGGTGGATATGTATTGAACTGTTTTAAACAGTAGTTACCTATGCCTCTCCTGACCCAGTACTTTTCTCTTAGTCTTCCACCTGATTGTTTGCTATGCCATTAGCTTCCCTTATAGCAGTGAATTCTTATATCCGCACTGATAATTTAAATGTctacaaactttttttttttcataattttagatTTGATATGCAGTTTTCAGTTTATATATGTCTGCTCTGCTAGACAAGGTCAGCTGATGAATAGAAGGGCATTACAAGAATGGATGCTCCAATATCGAGATGAAACTGATTGACAGGTAACAATTGCATGAAAAATGCGAACAGATTGAGAAGTGAGAAGAAATATCAGTGGGAGAGACAAGCTGAGGAAAAACAAGTATCTGAATCCTTGGCCTATGCAATTTTCACTTTCATCACATAAGAAACACGTAGAATATCAAAATAATACCCAACAgtaaaaaatcatattcatcaCATAACAACCACATAGAATATAAGAAAGAGCCAACAGTAATGAATCCTATCAAAGCCAATGGTATTTTTCGGCAGCTATGACTTTTTGGTTACGAGTTTTTGTTCTCATGTTAATACACATAACATGCATGTAATTCAGGAAACATGAATAACATACACCATCCTCCTGTAGGTGACATGTGTTTCGTTTTAGTCGCTAGTCTGAggattttttccctctttttccaattgtatttttgttgcTGAAGGAACTGGGCATAGCTCAGCTCTGAAAATGCCAACAATTTTCAGCCAAGGACGTGTCAAATATCCGGAATGACAGATGTTGATCTAGCCAACTCTCAAAGGAGTTTGAGGATTATACAGGAGGTAGCATGAATGAAGCTCAAATcagatttcttatattttcagTTGCATTATTTCTCTTTCTACTTTTCGATGCCTAGAACCTCTCTGTTGTGTGCTAGTTGCGGGGGCAAGGCTTTGGAAAAGTGACGCTTTGGTTGACTTTtgactatcttttttttttttttttatagaaggGAAGGGGGCATTCGgggcatcttcttcttctgtgcGTGTGCATGTGATATCTTAGACTAATCATTCAACCAAAGCGGACATTTATTGATGATCCAGCACACTTGCAAATGCCCAAGGAAAGAAAGATCAGCTGTGAAAATGCCAACATTGTTCAATCCAGGCTGTGTTATGCAGCACGGCAGGAGCTGACTGATTCCAAAAGAGTCGAAGATCATACAAGGGGAGGTAGTTTATTTTATTcagattatttttatatattaaataatgTGCACATGAAAATTCTTATATTTTGAGTTACAGTGTCATGTGTTTCATGTTTTGATTCATGAGCGAAGAACCACTCTGGGCTGTAGTTCCACCATAAACCTGAAACAGTATGTCAAAATTTTCAGACTATAGCACAAACGGGATTGTCATATATGTCTCTTGCTATCACTAAAAGAAGGGAAACCTCGAAGTCGTGAGGATTTTCTTCGTGCATGGCTTCATCATTGGTGAATCTTGTACCAAATAAAGGTTCGCCTGATGTGcgctgtttttgtttctttgctgtGAGTTTTTTGTCTGTTTGCTGCTGTAAGCGGACGCAGTTTGCTAATTTATGCCAGCTGCTAGCAGTAGaagctgattttttttgcttttcctttttaacagACAAGCTTGGGGAACCTTAGGTGGATTTGAAAGCTACATCAAGGATAAAAGGCGATTCCACTGCTGAAGATATCATATAAGATTCAGGAGCAGAAGTTTCGAATACACGAAAGCTAATATTTGAGTTTGATGCCTCCAGTTGCTGCACTCACTTGGTTCCTGTTCAAGACCCAAGCGCCCTTGTTACCGTGGCATGACTTGGCTGCTCATTACAGTTGTAATATGTAAACGCCACATTTGCCTGCAAGGTATCAATCCATTGTACTGCAAGTTGGACTCTGTAAGGACTTGGAAGAGTTTACCAAGCAAGCCAGACCGCATCCTAGAGAAGTTTCGCAGGAAGAGAGTTCTGCGCTGTATAAAAGAAGACAATAAACGAGTTCATGGCAAAGAAGGCAGGAACTTATTTTTTACTTGTCAGCAGCAGTCGGGAGGCCTGTACCAAGAAAGCCAGAAAGAATGTCTTTTTCGCTTTTGTAGCAAAAAGTGGGTCTCAATTATGAAATTTCCCCATTTGAAACCCAAGAACTTGGGAGGTTAACTGAAAAAAGTGGACCTCAAATCTTTACATTTGGATCAAGTTAGAAATGCCAATGCTTGTGGATTATCCAATATATGTAAATCCGATCAATTGACTTTGGGTAAGAGAACCCAAAAATGATTAATAAACTGTTCTTACTGAATCAGGGGAAAATGGGGAGGGATATCTGAATCtcattacatgtaaaaattgaaTTCGAGCTGGCATTCATCCATCGGAATTTAGCTC encodes the following:
- the LOC116262013 gene encoding putative pentatricopeptide repeat-containing protein At1g56570, with the protein product MISKYVSTSCSVLLGESRTPATISSLLPCNATNLLISCFRQGRLGEGRGLFDEMSDSHRDVVSWTTTITGYVSQECYLDAVTVFRDMRREGVRPNAFTLSSTLKACSGLSYYWLGSSVHACMLKDGWEASSYVENALLDMYVKCNCMHDAWSVFNGIHVKTAVSWTTMIAGYSRKGGGEVAVQIFRRMLLEGVELNHFGCSIALRASGSIESLACGEQIHGAAIKLGYDKNIAVGNATIDMYAHCWRFLESRKLFDEMPQRDLITWNTIISAYEKFGFLDCLHVCIEMEKQGLRPNCFTFTSLVTACSNLTALACGQQVHGRAMKSGFSEDVPLANALIDLYAKSGDVYNSRRVFDEAPSRDLVTWTSMLMGYGKHGYGNEAIELFNLMISNGVRPDHVAFLGILCACSHSGHIDYGLSQFRSMSINYSLQPKLEHYACVVDMLGRAGNLEEAFKLINSMPLPADESVWGALLAACRVHSNPSLGRVAAQKILSLRPEHSGTYTLLSNIHASAGEWSEFARTRKLMKENAGRKEPGRSWIEVNNQVQVFVMGDTAAPQMSLVYEELKALYQLMKEAGYVPHLDTSLHIVDDG